A region of Blattabacterium cuenoti STAT DNA encodes the following proteins:
- a CDS encoding Sec-independent protein translocase subunit TatA/TatB: protein MKNFLFISIEESFFIIFIAILVFGPKKIPDIARGLGEGIRYLKNAKTKIKNEIFKKNINRSIKKNFGNKEHDKKIKKHLPPYSIKR from the coding sequence ATGAAAAATTTCTTATTTATTAGTATAGAAGAAAGTTTTTTTATCATTTTTATAGCTATACTAGTTTTTGGTCCTAAAAAAATTCCAGATATAGCTCGCGGATTAGGAGAAGGAATTCGATATTTAAAAAATGCAAAAACAAAAATTAAAAATGAAATTTTTAAAAAAAATATTAATCGATCTATAAAAAAAAATTTTGGCAATAAAGAACATGATAAAAAAATAAAAAAACATCTTCCACCTTATTCTATTAAACGATAG
- a CDS encoding SurA N-terminal domain-containing protein has product MSFLEKIRKNTWLVLFFISISLLFFILDPNILLKFFTKNSSVIGKVNRENISLKEYLDCFQFLKHFRENVPDHYLKNDAWKLLIHEKVLNQQAKKLGIQSTKEDFWKAIEKQSIYSKIIDFQDEEGKMNMEKFKLYLKNLEKISSNSNPQIEEEKNIWAYEKNSIPKKIVSRKYVEMLMYGLNTSFIEALLNYRDKNSFSIIDYIFIPYSEIEKKYDLIKNYEIYDFIKKNKFLYKKENLRNLSFIFFRSFPSLDDEKNMDLKIKKLFNKFKNSNHNSIIVSNQSEKPFDSSFYLKKNLPIVLQYFLEKKNHVGDMFGPIKENNTYIMAKLSGKKMIYNSVLSSHILISHKNSIRFSNNRTKKKAENMAKTIYDIVVKNPKKFDSLVMEKSDDVINAKKNKGNLGWIKYEEQNDTFKEKKYFDFFSLKNKKGTIGLTETKFGYHIIRIDATKDIKPVYQFSIIIKTLTPSKKTEEILYQEILKFMKENKNSSLNTFINNARRKRYETIFLKEIKNYQWNIQDLNTELDKEIINWSYEKNRKKGDIKIFQTTNKDYIMVFLSKIQKRGYPIEKIKNYLIPFLINIKINRYLSNIVRSKHLDLEKIAFLFSKKINKSYKINFHKNMIDNFKEPKVVGCAFSSKLYETSKPILGEKGVFFIRTLKRFNTYKKRSYFSSEIESSNNNLRKNILEKIGNVLIEKSNIKDYRKN; this is encoded by the coding sequence ATGAGTTTTTTAGAAAAAATCAGAAAAAATACATGGTTAGTTTTATTTTTTATAAGTATATCTTTGCTATTTTTCATATTAGATCCTAATATTTTACTTAAATTTTTTACTAAAAATTCCTCTGTTATTGGAAAAGTAAATAGAGAAAATATTTCTTTAAAAGAATACTTAGATTGTTTTCAATTTTTAAAACATTTTCGTGAAAATGTACCTGATCATTATTTGAAAAATGATGCTTGGAAATTATTAATTCATGAAAAAGTACTGAATCAACAAGCTAAAAAATTAGGAATACAAAGCACAAAAGAAGATTTCTGGAAAGCAATAGAAAAGCAATCAATATATAGTAAGATAATTGATTTTCAAGATGAAGAAGGAAAAATGAATATGGAAAAATTTAAATTATATTTAAAAAATTTGGAAAAAATTTCTTCAAATTCGAACCCTCAAATAGAAGAAGAAAAAAATATTTGGGCTTATGAAAAAAATAGCATTCCAAAAAAAATAGTTTCAAGAAAGTATGTGGAAATGTTGATGTATGGCTTAAATACATCTTTTATAGAAGCTCTATTAAATTATAGAGATAAAAATTCATTTTCTATAATTGATTATATATTTATTCCTTATTCAGAAATAGAAAAAAAATATGATCTTATAAAAAACTATGAAATTTATGATTTTATCAAAAAAAATAAATTTCTTTATAAAAAAGAAAATTTAAGAAATCTTAGTTTTATATTTTTCCGTTCTTTTCCATCATTAGATGATGAAAAAAATATGGATTTAAAAATAAAAAAATTATTTAATAAATTTAAAAATTCTAATCATAATTCTATAATTGTTTCTAATCAATCTGAAAAACCTTTTGATTCTAGTTTTTATCTAAAAAAAAATCTTCCTATTGTTTTACAATATTTTTTAGAAAAAAAAAATCATGTAGGAGACATGTTTGGTCCTATTAAAGAAAACAACACATACATCATGGCTAAACTTAGTGGAAAAAAAATGATATATAATTCCGTTTTATCTAGTCATATATTAATTTCTCATAAAAATTCTATCCGTTTCTCCAATAATAGAACTAAAAAAAAAGCAGAAAATATGGCAAAAACAATATATGATATTGTTGTAAAAAACCCTAAAAAGTTCGATTCTTTGGTTATGGAAAAATCAGATGATGTTATCAATGCAAAAAAAAATAAAGGAAATTTAGGATGGATTAAATATGAGGAACAAAATGATACCTTTAAAGAAAAAAAATATTTTGATTTTTTTTCTTTAAAAAATAAAAAAGGAACAATAGGTTTAACTGAAACTAAATTTGGATACCATATTATTAGAATTGACGCAACAAAGGATATAAAACCTGTTTATCAATTTTCTATAATAATAAAAACACTTACTCCATCAAAAAAAACAGAAGAAATCCTGTATCAAGAAATTCTTAAATTCATGAAAGAAAATAAAAATTCAAGTCTTAATACATTTATTAATAACGCAAGGAGAAAAAGGTATGAAACTATCTTTTTAAAAGAAATAAAAAATTATCAATGGAATATTCAAGATTTGAATACTGAATTGGATAAAGAAATTATAAATTGGTCTTATGAAAAAAATAGAAAAAAAGGGGATATAAAAATTTTTCAAACTACCAATAAAGATTATATTATGGTTTTTTTATCTAAAATTCAAAAAAGAGGGTATCCTATTGAAAAAATAAAAAATTATTTAATTCCTTTTCTTATTAATATAAAAATAAATCGATATTTGTCAAATATCGTAAGAAGTAAACATCTGGATTTAGAGAAAATAGCATTTCTTTTTTCTAAAAAAATAAATAAATCTTATAAAATCAATTTTCATAAAAATATGATTGATAATTTTAAAGAACCTAAAGTAGTAGGATGCGCTTTTTCTTCAAAATTATATGAAACTTCTAAACCAATATTAGGAGAAAAAGGAGTTTTTTTTATAAGAACATTAAAACGTTTTAATACATATAAAAAACGTTCTTATTTTTCTTCCGAAATTGAATCTTCAAACAATAACTTAAGAAAAAATATTTTAGAAAAAATAGGAAATGTGTTAATTGAAAAATCTAACATTAAAGATTATAGAAAAAATTAA
- a CDS encoding hemolysin family protein — MIFHIGIVFFTILMSAFFSGMEMALISSSLFQIELEKENKKGSFHSKILSKSINNSKKFITTMLIGNTISLVIYGIYMGKLFLNLFPKDFFDNSLWIIFIETVFSATIILIIGEFIPKLIFSVYSNELLSLLIIPTYVIYKIFYPITNSIICISNVFLKILGEQENDQKKIFDKEDLICFLSENIEKNAKEKEFIEVEIFHKALNFYEKKARECMVPRKEIVSYNLVISSIDRIRNLFTESGLSKIVIYKNNIDNIIGYIHYLELLKKPKNIESIIRSVELVYVTTPVKEIMDLLIKKKRSIAIVLDEYGGTAGMITIEDILEEFIGDIKDEHDENLLLDNKLNDYEFLFSARLEIDFINAKYNLNLPKSDKYETLGGLIVTYTGDIPKHGDKIVINRNFNIEIKKVSKNKIEEVFLKKNF; from the coding sequence ATAATTTTTCATATTGGTATAGTTTTTTTTACTATACTTATGTCTGCTTTTTTTTCCGGAATGGAAATGGCTCTGATTTCTTCTAGTTTGTTTCAAATAGAATTAGAAAAGGAAAATAAAAAAGGATCTTTTCATTCGAAAATACTTTCAAAAAGTATTAATAATTCAAAAAAATTTATCACAACAATGCTAATTGGAAATACCATATCTTTAGTTATATATGGAATTTATATGGGGAAATTATTTTTGAATCTTTTTCCAAAAGATTTTTTTGATAATTCTTTATGGATAATTTTCATAGAGACAGTTTTTTCTGCTACTATTATTTTGATTATTGGAGAATTTATTCCAAAATTAATATTTAGTGTCTATTCAAATGAACTATTGAGTTTATTGATCATCCCTACATATGTGATATATAAAATATTTTATCCTATTACAAATTCTATTATTTGTATTTCTAATGTTTTTTTAAAAATTTTAGGAGAACAAGAAAATGATCAAAAAAAAATTTTTGATAAAGAAGATTTGATTTGTTTTTTGTCAGAAAATATAGAAAAAAATGCAAAAGAAAAAGAATTTATAGAAGTTGAAATTTTTCATAAAGCTCTAAATTTTTATGAAAAAAAAGCACGAGAATGTATGGTTCCTAGAAAAGAAATAGTTTCTTATAATCTAGTTATTTCTTCTATAGATAGAATCCGAAATCTTTTTACTGAAAGTGGTTTATCTAAAATAGTTATTTATAAAAATAATATAGATAACATTATTGGTTATATTCATTATTTAGAATTATTGAAAAAACCAAAAAATATTGAATCTATAATTAGATCAGTAGAATTAGTTTACGTAACAACTCCTGTTAAAGAAATTATGGATCTTTTAATTAAAAAAAAAAGAAGTATTGCTATTGTTTTAGATGAATACGGAGGAACTGCAGGAATGATAACTATAGAAGATATTTTAGAAGAATTTATTGGAGATATAAAAGATGAACATGATGAAAATTTATTACTGGATAATAAATTAAATGATTATGAATTTTTATTTTCTGCACGTTTAGAAATTGATTTTATTAATGCCAAATATAATTTAAATCTTCCTAAATCTGATAAATATGAAACTTTAGGTGGATTGATTGTAACTTATACAGGAGATATTCCAAAACATGGAGATAAAATTGTCATAAATAGAAATTTTAATATTGAAATTAAAAAAGTATCCAAAAATAAAATAGAAGAAGTTTTTCTTAAAAAAAATTTTTAA
- a CDS encoding OmpH family outer membrane protein, with amino-acid sequence MKKNTIFYFILFLFLFGNHFLYSRECPNKIVCLNSTALIEKITEFSVVQKELNRISKVHETILDKLAKEFHIKAEKFKKNRNPVLKKELVFLQARAHAYQKTASDDLTKKQNELLNPIYKKIEKAIYKVIDKDKNIMRVDDCSPGKGILVNKGEDITEDVKKELGLK; translated from the coding sequence ATGAAAAAAAATACAATTTTTTATTTTATTTTATTTCTATTTTTATTTGGAAACCATTTTTTATATTCTAGGGAATGTCCTAATAAAATAGTTTGTCTTAATAGCACGGCTTTGATAGAAAAAATTACAGAATTTTCTGTTGTTCAAAAAGAATTGAATAGAATTAGTAAAGTTCATGAAACTATTTTAGATAAATTAGCAAAAGAATTTCATATAAAAGCAGAAAAATTTAAAAAAAATAGAAATCCAGTTCTTAAAAAGGAACTAGTATTTTTACAGGCAAGAGCTCATGCCTATCAAAAAACAGCTTCAGATGATTTAACGAAAAAGCAAAACGAATTATTAAATCCTATATATAAAAAAATAGAAAAAGCCATTTATAAAGTAATAGATAAAGATAAAAATATTATGAGAGTTGATGATTGTAGTCCTGGAAAAGGAATTTTAGTAAATAAAGGAGAGGACATTACTGAAGATGTAAAAAAAGAATTAGGGTTAAAATAA
- a CDS encoding BamA/OMP85 family outer membrane protein, with translation MKKNIVKNSIFLLLIIIIQLQIQKAYSFSVNNENNENEDLSITKKSKNIFFIVRKIYIIGKTKYDSRFISELSGIYPGDSVDNYGIKTDYAIKKLWKSNFFRKISIYKKNVNKNEIDLFFELEDLEEIHEIKIEGIEKNKFPTIKNIKIGDKISGELLQTIKNEIQEYYVKKGYHKINVISEINKNEKNKNVLYLYTDKGKKIEIEEILFDGNQSIQDKELLNLMISKTPNKFFSIIKKSFFVQENIKKDLKNIINRYKSMGFIDVQVDLDSIWKKKSGNYGIKIKIIEGKKYYLGNIYILGNKKLETDLLNKKIFYKKGEIYNQIGIKKNILDSSYPDSILYAYLNLGYLLINISFIEKRIISNKIDLEIQIKENQPVYVNKVFILGNSITKDHVIRRELKIYPGDLFSIEKLNSNLMSLENLNLFEKVYYKIKPNERNGFLDLEWHVSEKNTNEFQFHLGFGGKDFRKIIGNFKFNFGNFSVQNIFNNKWNLWNPIFPQGDGQKLTIHSQLGKDFTSYGFSFTEPWIEKKNPTSFTLKSQYSIKKIKNEESLDFLSKVDNNTKISDEEEQFLKKIGFSIYLNKFLTFLDPFSKISTSIDYEKFIYKKEKPSDLDQKRNFNNLSYLISLHRNSVIPMIFPLQGSNMELNGIFTPPYSIIIENHKKWIEYFKLKFIFYWYRKIMDNIILKTGGELGYLGKYNNSKELFSFQKFYMGGSNSNSLGSKLYDKDHIPLRGYSSKDPIFNNGGIIYNKFLIEIRYLIKNFPKLKFWTTCFIEGGNISDSYKNFNPLILNKSFGFGFRLFFPPIGFLGIDFGYPINQDIVHGLKKSKWNTHFIIGKDL, from the coding sequence ATGAAAAAAAATATTGTTAAAAATAGCATTTTTTTATTATTGATAATAATAATACAATTACAAATACAAAAAGCATACTCATTTTCTGTTAACAATGAAAACAATGAAAATGAAGATCTTTCTATCACAAAAAAAAGTAAAAATATTTTTTTTATTGTAAGAAAAATATATATCATAGGAAAAACAAAATACGATAGTCGTTTTATTTCTGAATTATCAGGTATTTATCCTGGAGATTCCGTTGATAATTATGGAATTAAAACAGATTATGCTATAAAAAAATTGTGGAAAAGTAATTTTTTTAGAAAAATATCTATTTACAAAAAAAATGTAAATAAAAATGAAATTGACTTATTTTTTGAATTGGAAGATTTAGAAGAAATTCATGAAATAAAAATAGAAGGAATTGAAAAAAATAAATTTCCTACTATAAAAAACATAAAAATTGGAGATAAGATTTCTGGTGAATTGTTACAAACTATAAAAAATGAGATTCAAGAATATTATGTCAAAAAAGGATATCATAAGATTAATGTAATAAGCGAAATTAATAAGAACGAGAAAAATAAAAATGTACTTTATTTATATACAGATAAAGGAAAAAAAATTGAAATAGAAGAAATATTATTTGATGGTAATCAATCTATTCAAGATAAGGAATTGCTTAATTTAATGATTAGTAAAACTCCTAATAAATTTTTTTCTATAATTAAAAAATCTTTTTTTGTTCAAGAAAATATAAAAAAAGATTTAAAAAATATTATAAATCGATATAAATCCATGGGATTTATTGATGTTCAAGTAGATTTGGATTCTATATGGAAAAAAAAATCCGGAAATTATGGAATAAAAATAAAAATCATAGAAGGAAAAAAGTATTATTTAGGAAATATTTATATATTAGGGAATAAAAAACTAGAAACAGATTTATTAAATAAAAAAATTTTTTATAAAAAGGGAGAAATCTATAATCAAATTGGAATAAAAAAGAATATTTTAGACTCTTCTTATCCTGATAGTATTTTATATGCTTATTTAAATTTGGGGTATTTACTTATTAATATTTCTTTTATAGAAAAAAGGATTATTTCTAATAAAATAGATTTGGAAATTCAAATAAAAGAAAATCAGCCTGTATATGTAAATAAAGTTTTCATATTAGGAAATTCTATAACTAAAGACCATGTTATTAGAAGAGAATTAAAAATTTATCCGGGAGATCTTTTTTCTATTGAAAAACTAAATTCTAATTTAATGAGTTTAGAGAATCTAAATCTTTTTGAAAAAGTATATTATAAAATCAAACCAAATGAAAGAAATGGATTTCTAGATTTAGAATGGCATGTATCAGAAAAAAATACTAATGAATTTCAATTTCATTTAGGATTTGGAGGAAAAGATTTTAGGAAAATTATCGGAAATTTTAAATTTAATTTTGGAAATTTTTCTGTTCAAAATATTTTTAATAATAAATGGAACTTATGGAACCCTATTTTTCCTCAAGGAGATGGACAAAAATTAACTATTCATAGTCAGTTAGGAAAAGATTTTACATCTTATGGTTTTTCTTTTACAGAACCTTGGATAGAAAAAAAAAACCCTACTTCTTTTACTTTAAAAAGTCAATATTCTATAAAAAAAATAAAAAACGAAGAAAGTTTAGATTTTTTATCTAAAGTAGATAATAATACTAAAATATCAGATGAAGAAGAACAATTTTTAAAAAAAATAGGTTTTTCTATTTATTTAAATAAATTTTTAACTTTTTTAGATCCTTTTTCTAAAATTTCAACATCTATAGATTATGAAAAATTTATTTATAAAAAGGAAAAACCTTCTGATTTAGATCAGAAACGAAATTTTAATAACCTAAGTTATTTAATTTCATTGCATAGAAATTCAGTAATTCCCATGATTTTTCCACTTCAAGGATCAAATATGGAGTTGAATGGTATATTTACTCCTCCATATTCCATAATAATTGAAAATCATAAGAAATGGATAGAATATTTTAAATTAAAATTCATTTTCTATTGGTATCGGAAAATTATGGATAATATAATATTGAAAACAGGAGGAGAATTAGGTTATTTAGGAAAATATAATAATTCGAAAGAATTATTTTCGTTTCAAAAATTTTATATGGGTGGATCAAATAGTAATTCATTAGGATCAAAATTATATGATAAAGATCATATTCCACTAAGAGGTTATTCTTCTAAAGACCCTATTTTTAACAATGGAGGAATAATTTATAATAAATTTCTTATAGAGATTCGTTATTTAATTAAGAACTTCCCAAAGTTAAAATTTTGGACAACTTGTTTTATAGAAGGAGGAAATATTAGTGATTCTTATAAAAATTTTAATCCATTGATTTTGAATAAATCTTTTGGATTTGGATTTCGTTTATTTTTTCCTCCAATAGGTTTTTTAGGGATAGATTTTGGATATCCGATAAATCAAGATATCGTTCATGGTTTAAAAAAATCAAAATGGAATACACATTTTATAATAGGAAAAGATTTGTAA
- a CDS encoding isoprenyl transferase: MKELLKKIDYNNIPRHVAIIMDGNGRWAEKRGKLRTFGHESAVQSVKDVINGCKKLGIPYITLYVFSIENWNRPKQEIDKLMHLFHTNLKIHLEEIHKKNVKIMTIGEIERFSEKIQKELFFFEKKTKHNTSVTLILALSYSARKEILRATKNIAKKVCNGFCLLKDIDCSFFQKHLYTKDFPDVDLIIRTSGEQRISNFLLWQSAYAELYFTNILWPDFRKKDFFEAIINYQKRKRRFGNVK, encoded by the coding sequence ATGAAAGAATTATTAAAAAAAATAGATTACAATAATATTCCGCGCCACGTAGCTATTATTATGGATGGAAATGGTCGTTGGGCTGAAAAAAGAGGAAAATTAAGAACATTTGGTCACGAAAGTGCTGTACAATCTGTAAAAGACGTTATAAATGGATGTAAAAAATTAGGAATTCCTTATATAACTTTATATGTATTTTCAATAGAAAATTGGAATAGACCTAAACAGGAAATAGATAAATTAATGCATTTATTTCACACTAATTTAAAAATTCATTTAGAAGAAATTCATAAAAAAAATGTGAAAATCATGACAATAGGTGAAATAGAAAGATTTTCTGAAAAAATTCAAAAAGAATTATTTTTTTTCGAAAAAAAAACAAAACATAATACATCTGTTACACTAATTTTAGCATTAAGTTATAGCGCAAGAAAAGAGATTTTAAGAGCAACAAAAAACATTGCGAAAAAAGTATGCAATGGTTTTTGTTTATTAAAAGATATAGATTGTTCTTTTTTTCAGAAACATTTGTATACTAAAGATTTTCCAGATGTAGATTTAATTATTAGAACAAGCGGAGAACAACGTATTAGCAATTTTTTACTTTGGCAATCTGCTTATGCAGAGTTATATTTTACAAATATTTTGTGGCCTGATTTTAGAAAGAAAGATTTTTTCGAAGCTATAATAAATTATCAAAAAAGAAAACGTCGTTTTGGAAACGTAAAATAA
- a CDS encoding NAD kinase — MKIAIYGQKYCKKNIPYLNQFIGYASSHSIEIYIEKSFFHILSSFGEFKNLDFPIFSHYRELKTKNFNLMFTFGGDGTILSAITLIRDSGIPIIGVNTGNLGFLATFNKNVFIKKIDQIFNKKLHIMPRSLLSLKTSVTNHHNFFNYALNEIVVLRKEMVSMITIDAYIDNEFLTSYWADGLIISTPTGSTGYSLSCGGPIISPENKNFVLTPISPHNLFSRPLIISDHQKVYLKIHSRVKSYSLSMDTRLTSLDQENELYIQKAPFYIYLIQEKKNTYYKTLREKLLWGMDQRN; from the coding sequence ATGAAAATAGCCATATATGGACAAAAATATTGTAAAAAAAATATCCCATATTTGAATCAGTTCATAGGCTATGCTTCTAGTCATTCCATAGAAATATACATCGAAAAATCATTTTTTCATATTTTGTCTTCTTTTGGAGAATTTAAAAATTTAGATTTTCCTATTTTTTCTCATTATAGAGAATTAAAAACTAAAAATTTCAATTTAATGTTTACTTTTGGAGGAGATGGAACTATTTTATCTGCTATTACATTAATTAGAGATTCTGGTATTCCTATAATTGGAGTTAATACAGGAAATTTAGGTTTTTTAGCTACTTTTAATAAAAATGTTTTTATAAAAAAAATAGATCAAATTTTTAATAAAAAACTTCATATAATGCCAAGAAGTTTATTGTCGTTAAAAACTTCTGTAACGAATCATCATAATTTTTTTAATTATGCATTAAATGAAATCGTTGTTCTTAGAAAAGAAATGGTTTCTATGATTACTATAGACGCTTATATAGATAATGAATTTTTAACTTCTTATTGGGCGGATGGTTTGATTATTTCTACTCCAACTGGATCTACTGGTTATTCTTTAAGTTGTGGAGGGCCTATTATTAGTCCTGAAAATAAAAATTTTGTTTTGACACCTATATCTCCACATAATTTATTTTCACGTCCATTAATTATATCGGATCATCAAAAAGTTTATTTAAAAATACATAGTCGTGTAAAATCTTATTCCTTATCTATGGATACAAGACTAACTTCTTTAGATCAGGAAAATGAATTATACATACAAAAAGCACCATTTTATATATATCTTATTCAAGAAAAAAAAAATACATATTATAAAACATTGAGAGAAAAACTTTTATGGGGAATGGATCAACGAAATTAA
- a CDS encoding GHMP family kinase ATP-binding protein: MKKSFFSAKVLLFGEYGILKNSSGLSIPYNIYNGTLKIHSEFNRDILYSNYEIKKFYNFLSILEKKKINSIKLDLNKLSQDIQKGMFFYSNIPIGYGLGSSGALVAAIYDKYKKDKLKGCLKNNILILKKIFSQMESFFHGKSSGIDPLICYLNKPLLIRSKTDISIIRIPKKDQGKRAVFLLNSETPSKTNFMIQFFFRKLKQDKFKKIFFIEFMNYNEKCIKFFLKEDFDKFLKNVKSLSTWVLKHFRPMISDKLLKIWENGLFNNIYYLKLCGSGGGGFFLGFTPNYDLSRKELKKYAIEVLFRF; this comes from the coding sequence TTGAAAAAATCTTTTTTTTCTGCAAAAGTTTTGTTATTTGGGGAATATGGAATTTTGAAAAATTCAAGTGGACTTTCTATTCCTTATAACATTTATAATGGAACTTTAAAAATTCATTCTGAATTTAACCGAGATATTTTATATTCCAATTATGAAATCAAAAAATTTTATAATTTTTTATCTATTTTAGAAAAAAAAAAAATAAATTCAATAAAATTAGATTTAAATAAATTATCTCAGGATATACAAAAGGGTATGTTTTTTTATTCAAACATACCTATAGGATATGGTTTAGGAAGTTCTGGAGCGTTAGTTGCTGCTATTTATGATAAATATAAAAAAGATAAATTAAAAGGATGTTTGAAAAACAACATTTTAATATTAAAAAAAATATTTAGTCAAATGGAATCTTTTTTTCATGGTAAAAGTTCTGGAATAGATCCTTTAATTTGTTATTTAAATAAACCTTTACTCATTCGATCCAAAACTGATATTTCTATAATCAGAATTCCAAAAAAAGATCAAGGAAAAAGAGCTGTTTTTTTATTAAATTCAGAAACTCCTAGCAAAACTAATTTTATGATTCAATTTTTTTTTAGAAAACTAAAACAAGATAAATTCAAAAAAATTTTTTTCATAGAGTTTATGAACTATAATGAAAAATGTATTAAATTTTTTTTAAAAGAAGATTTTGATAAATTTTTAAAAAATGTTAAATCTTTATCTACTTGGGTTTTAAAACATTTTCGTCCTATGATTTCTGATAAATTATTGAAAATATGGGAGAATGGATTATTTAATAATATTTATTATTTAAAATTGTGTGGTTCTGGAGGAGGGGGGTTTTTTTTAGGTTTCACTCCAAATTATGACTTATCCAGAAAAGAATTGAAAAAATATGCCATAGAAGTACTTTTTCGTTTTTAA
- a CDS encoding pseudouridine synthase — MHHNKIRLNHYLSNAGISSRRKADKLIQSGAIEVNGKPVFKLGTIIHTNDIVKFHGSKIKSKNKIYILLNKPKGFITTTKDQFNRKTVMNLIPFFSEYRIFPVGRLDYSTTGVLLLTNDGYIAEKLTHPKYHIKKIYHVSLNKRIRNEDLDQIKKEKIYLKEGKVKILFVKNKRKAKNQIEIGLYMGWNQIIKRIFRKLNYKVIRLDRINFGGISKKNLKIGNWCFLNKKEIENIITKS; from the coding sequence ATGCATCATAATAAAATTAGATTAAATCATTATTTATCCAACGCAGGAATTTCTTCCAGAAGAAAAGCGGATAAACTTATTCAATCTGGAGCAATAGAAGTAAATGGGAAACCTGTTTTTAAATTAGGAACCATCATTCATACAAATGACATTGTTAAATTTCATGGATCAAAAATTAAATCCAAAAATAAAATTTATATATTACTCAACAAACCTAAAGGTTTTATTACAACTACAAAAGATCAATTTAATAGAAAAACAGTCATGAATTTAATTCCTTTTTTCTCTGAATATAGAATTTTTCCTGTAGGAAGATTAGATTATTCTACTACAGGTGTTTTACTTCTAACAAATGATGGATATATAGCTGAAAAACTTACTCATCCTAAATATCATATAAAAAAAATATATCATGTATCATTAAATAAAAGAATTAGAAATGAGGATTTAGATCAAATAAAAAAAGAAAAAATTTATCTAAAAGAAGGAAAAGTAAAAATTCTTTTTGTAAAAAATAAAAGAAAAGCTAAAAATCAAATAGAAATTGGATTATATATGGGATGGAATCAAATTATTAAACGAATATTTAGAAAATTAAATTATAAAGTTATTCGATTAGATAGAATTAATTTTGGGGGAATTTCTAAAAAAAATCTTAAAATAGGAAACTGGTGTTTTTTAAATAAAAAAGAAATAGAAAATATTATTACTAAATCATAA
- the aroQ gene encoding type II 3-dehydroquinate dehydratase — MKKITIINGPNLNLLGTREPELYGNENFLVYLKKLKKKLSYDIEIIYYQSNSEGKIIDILHSVGVKSDGIIINAGAYTHTSIGIADAIKSISSPVIEVHISNIYSRESFRKKSYLSPVCNGTIFGFGLKSYELGIMSFCL; from the coding sequence ATGAAAAAAATAACCATTATTAATGGTCCTAATTTAAATCTTTTAGGAACCAGAGAACCTGAATTGTACGGAAATGAAAATTTTTTAGTTTATCTTAAAAAATTAAAAAAAAAGCTATCTTATGATATAGAAATAATTTATTATCAAAGTAATAGTGAAGGAAAAATTATAGATATTTTACACTCTGTAGGAGTTAAATCAGATGGAATAATTATAAATGCAGGTGCTTATACTCATACTTCTATAGGAATTGCTGATGCTATAAAATCTATTTCTTCTCCTGTTATAGAAGTTCATATCTCCAATATTTATTCCAGAGAATCTTTTAGAAAAAAATCATATCTTTCTCCTGTTTGTAACGGAACAATTTTTGGTTTTGGATTAAAATCTTATGAATTAGGAATAATGAGTTTTTGTTTATAA